The window GCGAACGGTGTTCGAACTCTACGAACCGGTCGATTATCTTGACGAAATCATGGTACATGCCATGTTCTGGACCCTGGTCATTCCCGGACTGTTCCTGTCCCTTCTTTTCCTGGCCCTTGACAAACTGGTCGATCGTGCCCAGGTCCATATCGACGCCCGAACCTTCGAGGCCAACGACCTCAGACACAAGGTCGAATCATTCGTCTCCTCGACGGCGGCAAAGGCGGCGAAAATGGCCGGGTTGGGGGGAGCGATTCCATCCAGAACCATGGTCACGACCTTGTTTTATTCGGATATTCGTGATTTTTCCGGTTTTTCCGAAAAGAATCCTCCCGAGACCGTTGTCGATTTCCTCAATGGGATCATGACGCTCCAGGTTTCGGCCATCCAGAGGCATTCGGGAGATGTCGATAAAATGATCGGCGATGCGGTCCTGGCCCGTTTTGACGGAGTGGACGGACATCGACGAGCCATCGCAGCATCGCGGGAGATTCTCCATGCCCTGAAGAAGGGAACCTTTCCCCGGCGATTGGGGATCGGCGTCCATTGGGGTAACGTGATCTCCGGCGCCATCGGGCCGGAGGACCGTCGTGACTTTACCGTCATTGGTGACGCTGTCAATGTCGCGGCCCGCCTGTGCGCGGCGGCCAAGGTGGACGAACTGGTCATCGACGCCGACCTGGCGGACGAACAATTCGATCGGGAGGAATCGATTCACGTCAAGGGACGTGTCCAGCCCGTGGTCATCCGCCGATGGACGGTTTCCGAAACCATTGACGATGGAACGACACATTGAAGATGGCGACGGTCACACCATGATCCGGTCCACCGGGGCAAACCGTTCGTATTCCACTTCATGGCGGTTGGTTCGTGGCCCCGCCTGTTTTGCCTGATGGCGGCGCTGATGCCAGGCGTGCTCCGAGGCAACATCCAGGACGACGACGCCCAGCATGGGATCAAGTCGATCAAGGCGGGTCAGAAGGTCATGCAACTGATTCTTTTCCACCAGAAGACCGCGAATGACCCGGCCATCGAACAATTCCACGACGTATTTCATTTTTCGCTCCTCCCATTTTTTCCTGGCGTCGAACGGTGACCACCGTTTCTTCCTTGAAGGTGAATTTGCAATGTTTGCGCCAGGATGATCACTGGCAAACAGTCATCGCCGCCGCCTCAAGACCGGGTGGAATAAGTTTTTAAGTTGTTGTTTAATATATTCTTTAATCCATGTCCGAGTCATCCTTCGTGACATCGTTTTCCTGGACGCCGTCAAGCTCGTGTCCGGGGTCGAAGAGGAGGGGGAATTTTTTGACGATCGCGGGAGAAACTGCTGCTCGGGGGGAGAAGAATGGGAATATCAGGTACTGGTCAAACGGCTTTGATGGGACGGAAACGGCGTGGGCTGGGGGGATGTACTGGCCGTCCGGTCAATCATCCGGCACGGTGGCCTCAAGGAGTTCGAGTTCCTGCCGTTCCAGGGCATTGAGACGATCCCGGTAACGGGCCGCCAGTTCAAATTCCAACTCCTTGGCTGCGGCAAGCATTTTCTTGCGGGTTTCCTGGATCTGTCGTTTCAGGGGTTCCCGGTTTGCACTGTAGGAAGCCCCGGTTTGCGCCACCATCAAGGGTTCCTCATCCCGGTTGCGTGACCGGGAGGCAGTGCCGATCGAATCCATTCCTGGCAACACCATGACGCCCTTGGAAACGGAGCGGGGGGTGATGCCGTGTTGTTTGTTGTAGTCTTGTTGCAGGCGACGGCGCCGATTCGTTTCATCCAGGGCGCGTTGCAGGGAACCGGTCATCCGGTCGGCATACAGCACGACTCGGCCATGGACATTTCGGGCTGCCCGACCGATGGTTTGGATCAATGAGGTTTCCGAACGCAGAAATCCTTCCTTGTCGGCATCGAGAATCGCCACCAGAGCGACTTCCGGGATGTCCAGCCCTTCGCGCAACAGGTTGATGCCTACCAGGACATCGAATTCTCCCT of the Magnetococcales bacterium genome contains:
- a CDS encoding adenylate/guanylate cyclase domain-containing protein — translated: MKSTDQPDSGFHEQPFPLRRLFLRWFVPAMLGFIVVFLVIIGLVSKKVVESIYLEQAQRQAQAIAKSVAIHAPEAWKGLMRGQSTPEMPQAIDSRALVEAFASQVRELKLLNIKVYGLDRHVLFATYQDQIGVLENGPALRTVLKTATPGIVKKTQPNGSRLYELYVPVFDDSGILRTVFELYEPVDYLDEIMVHAMFWTLVIPGLFLSLLFLALDKLVDRAQVHIDARTFEANDLRHKVESFVSSTAAKAAKMAGLGGAIPSRTMVTTLFYSDIRDFSGFSEKNPPETVVDFLNGIMTLQVSAIQRHSGDVDKMIGDAVLARFDGVDGHRRAIAASREILHALKKGTFPRRLGIGVHWGNVISGAIGPEDRRDFTVIGDAVNVAARLCAAAKVDELVIDADLADEQFDREESIHVKGRVQPVVIRRWTVSETIDDGTTH